From Humisphaera borealis, the proteins below share one genomic window:
- a CDS encoding MATE family efflux transporter yields the protein MHAPTLEQPAEISRSPLGELLFIALPTIAQMASYTVAQFIDTYMLSHVGDLEATAAGQAGLSSFTVISFGFGVMMLVNALVSQAAGRKDLADCGRYMWQGVWTGVLIGLLALPISFLGKPLFTAMGHPPELVRMETLFFQTTVAFAGFKLCGMALEQFMLAIQRPRMVLLAAVSGVCCMIPFNYAFIYGMWGAPRLGILGAAWGLNLAVVVEGGIIAAIIFLSPIARQYNGFDWRPRWSKMRTLLVTGVPSGFQVVMEVAAWSLFTVWVFGLFPAAYMAANTYTFRYMSVSFMPAFGLSSAVTALVGRYIGMGRPDIAAARATLGFKVAAVYMVICGIGFVVFGRALMDVFSDDPTVISAGATLLMLAGVYQFFDAMYLIYNGGLRGAGDTFVPAITVGTLCWTIVVGGGYLMAKYVPQMGVVGPWLAASTYGVIVGLFLMLRFHRGKWRTIKLEDKDPSDKVRGLEVVPT from the coding sequence ATGCACGCGCCCACTCTCGAACAACCCGCCGAAATCAGCCGCAGCCCGCTTGGCGAACTGCTCTTTATCGCGCTGCCGACCATCGCCCAGATGGCGTCGTACACCGTCGCGCAGTTCATCGACACCTACATGCTCAGCCACGTCGGCGACCTGGAAGCGACGGCGGCGGGGCAGGCGGGGTTGTCGTCATTCACCGTCATCAGCTTCGGCTTCGGCGTGATGATGCTCGTCAACGCGCTCGTCAGCCAGGCGGCAGGCCGAAAGGATCTGGCCGACTGCGGGCGGTACATGTGGCAGGGCGTCTGGACCGGCGTGCTCATCGGTCTGCTCGCGTTGCCGATCTCGTTTTTGGGCAAGCCCCTCTTCACCGCGATGGGACATCCGCCGGAGCTGGTTCGGATGGAAACGCTCTTCTTCCAGACCACCGTCGCGTTCGCCGGCTTCAAGCTTTGCGGCATGGCGCTGGAACAGTTCATGCTCGCGATCCAGCGGCCCCGCATGGTGCTGCTGGCGGCGGTGTCGGGCGTGTGCTGCATGATCCCGTTCAACTACGCCTTCATCTACGGCATGTGGGGCGCGCCCCGGCTGGGCATTCTCGGTGCGGCGTGGGGGTTGAACCTCGCCGTCGTCGTGGAAGGGGGCATCATCGCCGCCATCATCTTCCTGAGCCCGATCGCCAGGCAGTACAACGGCTTCGACTGGCGGCCCCGCTGGAGCAAGATGCGCACGTTGCTCGTCACCGGCGTGCCTTCGGGCTTCCAGGTAGTGATGGAAGTCGCGGCGTGGTCACTGTTTACCGTCTGGGTCTTCGGCCTGTTCCCGGCGGCGTACATGGCGGCTAACACGTACACCTTCCGGTACATGTCGGTGAGCTTCATGCCGGCGTTCGGGCTGAGTTCCGCCGTGACGGCCCTGGTCGGCCGGTACATCGGCATGGGCCGCCCGGACATCGCCGCCGCCCGGGCGACACTGGGCTTCAAGGTGGCCGCGGTCTACATGGTGATCTGCGGCATCGGCTTCGTCGTCTTCGGCCGGGCGCTGATGGACGTCTTCAGCGACGACCCGACGGTCATCAGCGCCGGCGCGACGCTGCTGATGCTGGCCGGCGTGTACCAGTTCTTCGACGCGATGTACCTGATCTACAACGGCGGCCTGCGCGGGGCCGGCGACACCTTCGTGCCCGCCATCACAGTCGGCACGCTCTGCTGGACGATCGTCGTCGGCGGCGGGTACCTGATGGCAAAATACGTGCCCCAGATGGGCGTCGTCGGCCCCTGGCTGGCGGCATCGACGTACGGCGTGATCGTCGGCCTGTTCCTCATGCTCCGCTTCCACCGCGGGAAGTGGCGAACCATCAAGTTGGAAGACAAAGACCCTTCCGATAAGGTACGGGGCTTGGAAGTGGTTCCGACGTAG